A window from Malania oleifera isolate guangnan ecotype guangnan chromosome 7, ASM2987363v1, whole genome shotgun sequence encodes these proteins:
- the LOC131159835 gene encoding probable LRR receptor-like serine/threonine-protein kinase At3g47570, with the protein MKASLLLIILSSLFSFLDHSQALRHPRFDNSTDQDALLSFKSHVTKDPSGVLDGWNPNTSFCTWPGVLFNPNKNRVTGLSLRNLSLTGTISPHITNLSFLRSLDLQNNSFHGAIPIDIGRLFRLESLILASNHIDGSIPLSLSYCLRLRVVDLSKNRLKGAIPSELGNLSKLQDLRFRSNNLTGSIPFSLGNLSYLNNLILISNNLQGPIPSELGQLTRLQRLKLADNDLSGVIPASLFNMSSLIFFTLAKNRISGRLPSDLFWSLPSLETLFVGGNLLEGDVPSSLSNASNLEFVDLSTNQFSGQVPLLWNLPNLLFLSLEINQLVSEGKHGLDFLTSLANSTSLRALSIATNQLTGELPASMGNLSRQLSELFMGENHFEGNIPESIGNLAGLTLLSLELNSFSGKIPSAIGNLQNLQILILDLNFLSGSIPESLGNLSHLYELGLSTNSLTGSIPTILLNCQHLQRLDLSINSLDGNIPKEIFGFPSLGVLFNISWNSLTGVLPAEIGNLKMVQNLDISKNNLSGAIPSTVGDCSNLMYLDMSSNSFQGHIPTSLTNLKGIEYIDLSSNNLSGPIPSSLKSLLYLKLLNLSSNRLQGEVPKGGIFLNSSSVFLTGNSEICGGIPEFGLSACSTSKNHSHASRKALIIGVIAGSTAILFLILFCIFITLYVRRNRQIGSRGTSVISFEGPHRFYSLYDIKSATNNFNDQNLIGEGSFGSVYKGVMRDGTLVAVKVFNMDLHGASKSFLAECEALRNIRHRNLVKILTACSSSTFKALVLQFMPNESLDRWLHHERGEQKKVLTLKQRLEITINVASAMEYLHHECETPVVHCDLKPSNVLLDQDMTAHVADFGLARMLRGTASNHHTSSSVGLKGSIGYIAPEYGFGGNVSTKGDVYSYGIILLEMFTGKKPIEGMFSGEMTLQKWVGAAVQEQVVEILDDGLRECCKEGVVSDSLSSILKIGLSCASEAPEDRPDMKDVSAMIKRAMTMVIHGVRRSELHGDPSI; encoded by the exons ATGAAAGCTTCACTGCTTCTCATCAtcctttcttctctcttttcctttcttgacCATTCTCAGGCTCTGCGCCACCCACGCTTCGACAACTCGACCGACCAAGATGCTCTACTCTCATTCAAATCCCACGTAACCAAAGATCCGAGTGGAGTGTTGGATGGTTGGAACCCAAACACATCTTTTTGCACCTGGCCAGGAGTCCTATTCAATCCCAACAAGAACAGGGTTACTGGTCTGAGTCTTAGAAACCTTTCTTTAACTGGAACTATCTCTCCCCATATCACTAATCTTTCTTTCCTCCGCTCTCTCGACCTGCAAAATAACAGCTTTCATGGTGCCATTCCTATAGACATCGGCAGGCTTTTTCGTTTGGAGTCACTTATTTTAGCTTCTAATCACATTGATGGAAGCATCCCTCTATCTCTCAGCTATTGTCTAAGGCTTCGAGTCGTTGATCTATCGAAGAATCGGCTCAAAGGAGCAATACCTTCTGAATTGGGTAATCTGTCAAAGCTTCAGGATTTGAGGTTCAGAAGCAATAATCTAACAGGTTCCATCCCTTTCTCACTGGGCAACCTTTCTTATCTTAACAATCTCATTTTGATCTCAAATAATCTTCAGGGGCCAATTCCAAGTGAGCTTGGCCAGCTGACTCGCCTTCAGCGGCTAAAATTGGCGGACAATGACCTATCGGGTGTGATCCCTGCCTCACTCTTTAATAtgtcttctttaattttttttaccttGGCAAAGAATCGTATTTCAGGACGTCTCCCATCTGACTTGTTTTGGTCCCTGCCTAGTTTAGAAACCTTGTTTGTAGGAGGGAATTTGCTCGAAGGAGATGTCCCTTCATCTCTTTCCAATGCTTCAAACCTCGAGTTCGTTGATCTATCAACCAACCAGTTCTCTGGGCAAGTCCCTTTGCTTTGGAATCTTCCAAATCTTCTCTTTTTGAGTCTTGAAATCAATCAATTGGTCAGTGAAGGCAAACATGGGCTCGACTTTCTTACTTCTCTGGCCAACTCTACTTCTCTCCGAGCGTTATCTATTGCTACTAATCAGTTAACCGGTGAGCTTCCCGCTTCGATGGGAAACTTGTCTAGGCAGCTGTCTGAGTTGTTTATGGGGGAAAACCATTTTGAGGGAAACATCCCTGAAAGCATTGGAAATTTGGCTGGCCTAACTCTGCTGTCTTTGGAATTAAATTCTTTCTCCGGAAAAATTCCTTCTGCGATTGGGAATCTTCAAAATTTGCAGATCCTAATCTTGGACTTGAACTTTTTATCTGGGTCTATACCTGAATCGCTAGGAAACTTGAGTCACTTATATGAACTGGGTTTGAGTACAAACAGCCTGACAGGCAGCATCCCTACAATCCTATTAAACTGTCAACATCTGCAAAGGCTCGATCTCTCAATCAACAGTCTCGATGGCAACATACCCAAAGAAATCTTTGGCTTCCCCAGTCTAGGAGTACTTTTTAATATTTCGTGGAACTCTCTAACTGGGGTTTTGCCTGCTGAAATTGGCAACTTGAAAATGGTGCAAAATTTGGATATCTCTAAGAACAATCTGTCAGGAGCAATTCCATCCACAGTGGGTGATTGTTCAAACTTAATGTACTTGGATATGTCTAGCAACTCCTTCCAAGGACACATTCCCACTTCATTAACTAATTTAAAAGGCATAGAATACATTGACCTTTCTTCCAACAATTTATCTGGTCCAATCCCTTCTTCACTGAAAAGCCTTCTCTACCTCAAGCTTTTGAACCTCTCCTCCAACAGGCTTCAGGGAGAGGTACCCAAAGGAGGCATCTTTCTTAACTCATCTAGTGTTTTTCTCACTGGAAATTCTGAGATTTGTGGGGGAATTCCCGAGTTTGGTTTATCTGCATGTTCTACTTCTAAAAACCACTCCCATGCATCGAGAAAGGCTTTAATTATAGGAGTAATTGCGGGCTCAACAGCCATACTTTTTCTCATTTTGTTCTGCATCTTCATAacattatatgtgaggaggaatAGGCAGATTGGTTCAAGAGGCACAAGTGTCATATCATTTGAGGGTCCTCACAGGTTTTATTCCCTTTATGACATAAAATCTGCGACCAATAATTTCAATGACCAGAACTTGATAGGGGAAGGAAGTTTTGGCTCCGTGTACAAGGGAGTAATGAGAGATGGGACTTTGGTTGCTGTGAAAGTCTTCAACATGGACCTACATGGAGCTTCCAAGAGTTTTCTGGCTGAGTGTGAAGCCCTCCGGAACATACGGCACCGAAACCTTGTCAAAATCTTGACTGCTTGCTCAAGTAGCACATTCAAAGCTCTGGTTCTGCAGTTTATGCCAAATGAAAGCTTGGATAGGTGGCTTCATCATGAGAGAGGAGAGCAAAAGAAGGTGCTAACTCTAAAACAAAGACTGGAAATAACCATAAATGTTGCATCTGCAATGGAGTACCTTCATCATGAATGCGAAACGCCCGTGGTGCACTGTGATCTCAAACCAAGCAATGTTCTCCTCGACCAAGACATGACCGCTCATGTTGCGGACTTTGGGCTTGCAAGAATGCTTCGTGGGACTGCTTCAAATCATCACACAAGTAGCTCCGTAGGCTTGAAAGGGTCTATTGGCTACATTGCACCAG AATATGGTTTTGGTGGCAACGTGTCAACGAAAGGGGATGTGTACAGTTATGGGATCATTCTGCTAGAGATGTTCACAGGAAAGAAGCCAATAGAAGGGATGTTCAGTGGAGAAATGACCCTTCAGAAGTGGGTGGGGGCAGCAGTTCAGGAGCAAGTGGTAGAGATTTTGGATGATGGCTTGAGAGAATGCTGTAAAGAGGGGGTTGTATCTGATAGCTTAAGCTCAATCTTGAAGATTGGATTATCATGTGCAAGTGAGGCGCCTGAAGACAGACCAGACATGAAAGATGTCTCTGCAATGATCAAAAGAGCTATGACCATGGTGATCCatggagttagaaggagtgaacttcatggtgatccatcaatatag